The genomic interval cacagtgaaatgctgaatacaacaggtgtagtagaccttacagtgaaatgctgaatacaactggtgtagtagaccttacagtgaaatgctgaatacaactggtgtagtagaccttacagtgaaatgctgaatacaacaggtgtagtagacctcacagtgaaatgctgaatacaacaggtgtagtagaccttacagtgaaatgctgaatacaacaggtgtagtagacctcacagtgaaatgctaaatacaacaggtgtagtagaccttacagtgaaatgctgaatacaacaggtgtagtagaccttacagtgaaatgctgaatacaacaggtgtagtagacctcacagtgaaatgctgaatacaacaggtgtagtagaccttacagtgaaatgctgaatacaacaggtgtagtagacctcacagtgaaatgctgaatacaacaggtgtagtagaccttacagtgaaatgctgaatacaacaggtgtagtagaccttacagtgaaatgctgaatacaacaggtgtagtagaccttacagtgaaatgctgaatacaacaggtgtagtagaccttacagggaaatgcttacttacaaaccctgaaccaacaatacagttttaagaaatatatattaaaaaaaagaaaataatagcgaggctttatacaggtgggggtaccggtacagagtcaatgtgcgggggaaccggtttgtcgaggtaatatgtacatgtaggtagcgttattaaagtgactatgtatagataataaacaaacagTAGCATGGGCCTACTTATCACTCGATATCTATATGGCACATTTGAAGCCATGTATGATTCTCGCACATAGTATGCTACCGTTTATTAACGTAACCTTTTATTATCATAACCGTTTATTAACGTAACCGTTGAGTGGTATCAACACAATCGGGGGGTCAAATACTGACCATTTATGTAGGTTAATTCACATAGTCCTAGTCTAAGAAGCCATCCAATTGGAAGTCCTAGATTAGGATCCCTCTGGACCCTATTCAGTTGTAAAATACTATTGAAGTGATCCCGGTCAGGGACTGTACACATTGTTACACTGAGAGAGACTGCACTAGTGGAGGATGTAGGTCAGGGACTGTACACATTGTTACACTGAGACTGCTCTAGCGGCGGTTGAAAAGTACCCGAATTTAACTAGTCAGTCTCTGTCGAAAGAGACCGGAGGATGGCAGCATTTGAAAACAACACGAAACAAACTCATGGACAACTTTTAGAAaccttttttattattttttattggaGACAAAATACTACTTTGCACAAATAAACTGATACAATGTACATTTTTGGAATGAAAACCCCCCCACTCTTTATTCGTAATGAACATTTTGGACGCTAGAGTAGAGCCTGCAATACAGCGCTCACAATAACTCACCAAATAACTAAATAATCCTATTGCGATATTTAAAACCAAACATGTCATTTTGTAACTCTGTAACTTTTATCACTGTCCCGTATTTTATTTTACTacataatttattataatttaaCATTAAACTAATAAAAAGTGGAATATTTTCTTCAGTTGACAAACAGATCGCGTGGTTTATATTTTATCCCTCGGTGTTCCTGAATTAGTTGTATTGCATTGTAGGCTGGTCATTTTACTCGTGTGCTTTTGTCAATCAAAATGTATCTTATATAGTGGCCCATGCTCTTGTAAATGATCATTAGAGCTTGTCCTCTGGTGGCAatcatgtctttttttttttaggaGAAATATTGATTGTCCATTGAGGTCTGAAAGTTTCTGCAAATGTGTCTGTGATTTTGATGAAATGCGTTGAAACAAAGTCTGTTGGTCTGATatgaacgtgttctcaacttgcctacctggttaaataaaggtgaaataaatagaaTAAAATATAGGCCTACCGGTAGATTtttctaaaataaaaaaaataaaacattgtgTTGGATAATTATTTAATATAAAACATTTCCCAAGTAgagtgattttttatttttatatttaaatgCGACGTATTAAACTCTTAAATCATTCTATTGCGGCCTTTATAAGCCGAGTCTACATTTCataacaaaaacaaaaaagtgAATAAGCGGGTTTGGACAAAGTAATTATAATTACACAATTAAACATCTGAATAACCCACCCAATaaataaatgactaaaatgaaaTGACAGTAGCAGCGGTCCAGCGACGCGGGGAAAATCACATCTCCAGCGACGCGGGGAACCATCATATTACCGGGTGCTGTGTTGCTATGTCACACGTGTAACACATAAGCCATGTTTATTGTCAACTAATCCGTTGCAGAGATCGTGTGGTCTAAACACACACAGCCGTATAGTACAcggtatatgcatgttgtaagaGCCTAACTTGGTTTATGTTTTACTGTGTCATGCATGGAAGCCAGGAGTGCTTGTTGAACCATAAAATAATTACATTGTTTTTTTACCCGACACTCTTAGAGGAAAAAGGCGTAAATTGCTTGCTTCATATAGAACACCTCTAAAGGTTCTATAGAGAATAACCCCTTCGTAAGGTTCTTTGATCAGAACCGTAATATAGTTGGATgttcttcttcactgaaccaaaatattGGTTCTAAGCCGAACCTTTTGTTCTAAGAGTGTATCCTACTGTTCAACAAAACGCAAAGGCTACTTAAATTTACAACTTATATTTGACAGAAACAattgatttaaaaatatatataatatttgaTTCAATTACATTTTGTAGATGGAAATTCTGAAGGTATATTCATAAAACTATTATTTAAGATATATATTTGTAAAAGTGTCCGTGCGTAAAAGTGGAAATATGGTCGGCCAACTGTTCAAACTGTTTTTATTGACTTGTAACCTAAACACCTATTTTTATTGCATAAGCTTATTAGGCTATACTTGCGCGGTAAATGACTTAGCCTATCTTACTCCAGGTGAACTCCTAAACGGCATTAATGAGTGGGCAATCGCTCACCAGTATCGCTCCCATTGATGCACAGATTCGGAGAAGACAATTCGACTGAAGCGGGACAGAAAAAGGGGGAGTCACCCTCGAGACAGTTCCTTTCACAGGGTTTACCTGTCGACGCTCCAGGCGGAGCGCTTAAATACGCCTCCCAACCCTTGGGTCTAGCCTTCAGTCCTCCGGGAGAGACTGACGGAAACAGACTGGTGGGAAAGGAACCGCATGTTGTTGACGATAGAAGAAGATAGCAGGAACCGTACTCGATTAGAACGGATTATGAACGCTTTTGGACAGCAGCCATCCAACGCGCAGACTAGCCCCGTTCAGCACCACAGCGCACAGGAGCTCCTGGATATGGCGGTGTACTGCGATAACTTCGGTAGCATGTACCAGCACCAGCAAAACCTCCATCATGGTCACCACCCGCAGAGGCCGCCGGCACATCCTCAAAGCTACGGCCTCGGTGAGTACACCTCGCCGACCACCAACCCGTACCTGTGGCTAAACGGCCCGAGCATCGACTCGTCTCCATACCTGGCGGGATTGAATGGAGCATCGTACATACAGTCTGGATACGGAGCGAACCAGCGGCAGTTCCTACCCCCTCCTACGGGCTTTGGTGGAGCTGACCTCGGATGGCTGTCAATCTCCAGCCAGCAGGAACTCTTCAAGATGGTTAGGCCTCCGTACTCTTACTCGGCACTCATCGCTATGGCTATCCAGGGCGCCGGGGACAAGCGGTTGACGCTCAGTCACATCTATCAGTATGTGGCAGAGAATTTCCCGTTTTATAAGAAGAGCAAAGCTGGGTGGCAGAACTCAATCAGACACAACCTGTCACTGAATGACTGTTTTAAGAAGGTTGCTCGGGATGACGATGATCCGGGTAagttacaatacctgttgtacCTGTAAATAACTCGTCATTATCTTGCACCTATTTAAACGTGTCATTTTTTGGAATGTCATACCTTTGCCAATTGATTTTGTAAGACGTGTCTGACAGTAGACTAGAGCAATAATGACCTTTTGATATATCGTTTAGATCTACATTGTAGGTTTGTTTACATTGTGCcctgtcttcatgtcttcatagGAAAGGGAAattactggacattggacccaaACTGTGAGAAAATGTTCGATAACGGCAACTTccggagaaagagaaagagaagagctgACTTGAACGGAGGAGACACCAACACCGCTGTGAAGTCAGAAGACACTGCCGCCCTGAAGCTCTCCGACACGGCCAGTATCATGAGTTCATCCCCTCCCAGCCTCCAGAACTCCCCTGGTTCCTCCGAGCCCAAATCATCCCCGTCCCCGTCTGTGGAACACAGTCCCTGTTACAACAACTTTGTCTCCACTATGAACACGATGCTGGCGGGGAGTAACAACGGCTCTACCCGGGAGGGGGCCAGGGGGGACTTTGGTTCAGGAGGACATGTTATAGGGGATTTGTCGCCTCATCAGACCCGAG from Salvelinus fontinalis isolate EN_2023a unplaced genomic scaffold, ASM2944872v1 scaffold_0271, whole genome shotgun sequence carries:
- the foxi1 gene encoding forkhead box protein I1, producing MLLTIEEDSRNRTRLERIMNAFGQQPSNAQTSPVQHHSAQELLDMAVYCDNFGSMYQHQQNLHHGHHPQRPPAHPQSYGLGEYTSPTTNPYLWLNGPSIDSSPYLAGLNGASYIQSGYGANQRQFLPPPTGFGGADLGWLSISSQQELFKMVRPPYSYSALIAMAIQGAGDKRLTLSHIYQYVAENFPFYKKSKAGWQNSIRHNLSLNDCFKKVARDDDDPGKGNYWTLDPNCEKMFDNGNFRRKRKRRADLNGGDTNTAVKSEDTAALKLSDTASIMSSSPPSLQNSPGSSEPKSSPSPSVEHSPCYNNFVSTMNTMLAGSNNGSTREGARGDFGSGGHVIGDLSPHQTRENMSGLGSYSPSQITPLNSDTTHLSTANRMNYYTLAQNNHSGGLTNSLPNHFGVNHLIYSREGTEV